The proteins below are encoded in one region of Sporosarcina sp. FSL K6-1508:
- a CDS encoding aminoglycoside N(3)-acetyltransferase produces MTEFEAIQQTPSFQSKETLKEQLSTLGVKSGDHIIVHSSLKSMGWIAGGAQAVVESLIETVTRNGTIIMPAQSADNSEPSYWMLPPVPKAWHEPIRQSIPAYNPSLTHLRGMGKIADCFHRHPETIRSPHPAHSFMAWGLHADEWMAEHPLEDSFGMSSPLGKMLVANVKVIMIGVGYESCTALHLSEYLVPGLTVSPQGAAIMQDGERFWATFDMADVDSDVFPALGQAFEGINPGIVLDGKLGQALCKVVPMKPLVDFGTEWIRKKEG; encoded by the coding sequence TTGACCGAATTTGAAGCTATTCAACAAACTCCTTCATTCCAATCAAAAGAAACTCTAAAAGAACAACTTAGCACACTTGGCGTCAAATCGGGTGACCACATCATTGTCCATTCATCCCTCAAGTCGATGGGCTGGATTGCGGGCGGTGCACAAGCCGTCGTCGAATCACTCATTGAAACAGTGACTCGTAACGGTACAATTATCATGCCTGCACAGTCTGCCGACAATTCTGAACCATCTTACTGGATGCTTCCACCTGTCCCGAAGGCCTGGCATGAACCAATACGTCAATCTATCCCCGCTTACAATCCTAGCTTAACCCATCTGCGCGGAATGGGGAAAATTGCCGATTGCTTCCACCGCCACCCAGAAACAATTCGCAGTCCTCATCCCGCTCATTCCTTCATGGCATGGGGACTACATGCAGATGAATGGATGGCTGAACACCCGCTTGAAGATTCATTTGGAATGAGCTCTCCGCTCGGGAAAATGTTGGTGGCGAATGTGAAAGTCATTATGATTGGTGTCGGTTATGAATCGTGTACAGCTCTTCATTTATCCGAATACCTGGTCCCTGGACTCACAGTTTCCCCTCAAGGAGCCGCTATCATGCAAGACGGCGAACGTTTTTGGGCCACTTTCGATATGGCCGATGTCGATTCAGACGTTTTCCCAGCGTTAGGCCAAGCTTTCGAGGGAATAAACCCTGGTATCGTCCTTGATGGCAAGTTGGGTCAAGCCCTTTGCAAAGTCGTTCCGATGAAACCGCTTGTCGATTTTGGGACTGAATGGATAAGAAAAAAAGAAGGTTAA
- a CDS encoding ABC transporter ATP-binding protein — protein MSLLKVNNLKVHYPIRGGFLRRVVDQVRAVDGVSFELEPGETYGLVGESGCGKTTTGRAIIGLNNSTDGEILFEGSDLAKLKRADRRQHIKDIQMIFQDPYSSLNIRKNVLNIIAEPLRNFERMSPGEELKRVQALVERVGLNPESIYKYPHQFSGGQRQRIGIARALTLNPKLIIADEPVSALDVSVQAQVLNFMQEIQKEFNLTYLFISHDLGIIQHMCDRIGIMYKGRFVEEGTASDVYNNPQHLYTKRLIAAIPEMNPEKRFEKTHLRQSINEEYRADYDNYFDKDGRMFDLKKVSDTHSVAVQ, from the coding sequence ATGTCACTACTTAAAGTAAATAATTTAAAAGTACATTATCCGATACGAGGAGGTTTTCTCCGTCGGGTGGTCGATCAAGTCAGGGCAGTTGATGGCGTCAGTTTTGAACTTGAGCCAGGGGAGACGTATGGCCTTGTTGGTGAGTCAGGTTGTGGGAAAACGACAACTGGGCGCGCAATTATCGGGCTCAATAATTCAACGGACGGAGAAATCTTATTTGAAGGCAGTGACCTTGCAAAACTAAAACGTGCAGATAGAAGACAACATATAAAAGACATTCAAATGATTTTTCAAGATCCTTACTCTTCATTGAATATCCGGAAAAACGTCTTGAACATTATTGCGGAACCACTCCGCAACTTCGAACGCATGTCACCAGGTGAAGAATTAAAACGGGTACAAGCGCTCGTTGAACGTGTCGGTTTGAATCCTGAATCAATTTATAAATACCCGCATCAATTCTCGGGGGGACAAAGACAACGAATTGGAATTGCACGCGCACTTACATTAAATCCGAAATTGATTATTGCGGATGAACCTGTATCGGCGCTTGATGTATCTGTACAAGCGCAAGTTTTGAACTTCATGCAGGAAATTCAAAAGGAATTTAATTTAACCTATTTATTTATCTCTCATGACTTAGGGATCATACAGCATATGTGTGACCGTATCGGTATCATGTATAAAGGCCGTTTTGTTGAAGAAGGAACAGCTTCTGATGTTTACAATAATCCACAACACTTATACACGAAAAGACTTATTGCTGCAATTCCAGAAATGAATCCGGAAAAGCGATTTGAGAAAACGCATCTCCGCCAGTCCATCAATGAAGAATACCGAGCAGACTATGATAATTATTTCGATAAAGATGGACGGATGTTTGACCTGAAAAAGGTTTCTGATACACATTCCGTTGCAGTGCAATAA
- the trpB gene encoding tryptophan synthase subunit beta: MVKELDGSQVSKAGRYGKFGGQFVPETLMTALIELEAAYDEAIADPGFMEKVSYYLKDFVGRETPLYFAERLTKEAGGAKIYLKREDLNHTGAHKINNTVGQALLAMRMGKKKIVAETGAGQHGVATATVCALFNLECVIYMGKEDIRRQELNVFRMELLGAKVVSVDKGSGTLKDAVNEALRYWVANVEDTHYILGSALGPHPFPRIVRDFQRVIGVETRRQIVEKEGRLPDAIVACIGGGSNAIGMFHPFVDDEDVALYGVEAAGSGIETGLHAAAIADGKEGVLHGAYMYVLQDDDGFIQEAHSISAGLDYPAVGPEHCHLHDIGRVMYTSVTDTGALEGLQLLAKVEGIIPALESAHAVHYALELAGTMGEEEILVICLSGRGDKDVQTVRDALGGGLND, encoded by the coding sequence ATGGTAAAAGAATTGGATGGTTCACAAGTATCCAAAGCAGGGCGGTACGGAAAGTTCGGCGGTCAGTTTGTTCCTGAAACGTTAATGACAGCGCTCATTGAACTGGAGGCTGCATACGATGAAGCGATTGCGGATCCGGGTTTCATGGAAAAAGTAAGTTATTACTTAAAGGATTTTGTTGGACGGGAGACACCGCTATATTTTGCAGAAAGACTTACAAAAGAAGCAGGCGGCGCCAAGATTTATCTTAAACGGGAAGATTTAAACCATACGGGCGCACATAAAATCAATAATACAGTCGGACAGGCGCTCCTTGCGATGCGCATGGGCAAAAAGAAAATTGTTGCGGAAACGGGGGCGGGTCAACACGGAGTAGCAACAGCAACGGTATGTGCCTTATTTAATCTTGAATGCGTTATTTATATGGGGAAAGAAGATATTCGCAGGCAGGAATTGAATGTTTTTCGCATGGAGTTGCTTGGAGCAAAAGTCGTTTCAGTCGATAAAGGTTCCGGGACACTGAAAGATGCAGTCAATGAGGCATTGCGCTACTGGGTGGCGAATGTGGAAGATACGCATTATATATTAGGATCTGCGCTTGGTCCGCATCCATTCCCGAGAATTGTTCGTGATTTCCAGCGTGTTATTGGTGTGGAAACGAGACGACAAATTGTGGAGAAAGAAGGGCGTCTGCCAGATGCAATTGTTGCGTGCATCGGTGGCGGGAGCAATGCAATAGGCATGTTCCATCCATTTGTAGATGATGAAGACGTTGCTTTGTACGGCGTTGAAGCAGCGGGAAGTGGCATTGAAACGGGGCTTCATGCAGCTGCGATTGCGGATGGCAAAGAAGGCGTTCTGCATGGGGCATATATGTATGTGTTGCAAGATGATGATGGATTCATCCAAGAAGCCCATTCCATTTCGGCAGGTCTCGATTACCCTGCTGTCGGACCGGAGCATTGCCATTTGCATGATATTGGGCGAGTTATGTACACATCAGTAACAGATACTGGAGCATTGGAAGGATTGCAGTTATTAGCGAAAGTAGAAGGAATTATTCCTGCGCTTGAAAGTGCACACGCTGTTCACTATGCATTAGAACTGGCAGGTACGATGGGTGAGGAAGAAATTCTCGTTATTTGCCTTTCAGGACGTGGTGATAAAGATGTCCAAACGGTACGCGATGCTTTAGGAGGTGGCTTGAATGACTAA
- the opp4B gene encoding oligopeptide ABC transporter permease: MLKFIFRRILIMIPQLILLSLIIFVLAKAMPGDAITGAFAGDPNATAEQIEQIREKHGLNDPWYEQYGRWIGNAVQGDFGMSYMYKQPVTSLLAGRVANTVLLALATLIVTYLIAIPLGIVAGRWTDTWVDKMIVTYNYFAFATPPFVFALLMLFLFSFILGWFPIGGSVDIKFEVGSWDYIVSKAKHLVLPVMSGALLATFGTIQYLRNDIIDTKLKDFVKTARAKGVPERKVYTRHILRNSLIPIAAFLGYEITGLIGGSIFIESIFSYPGLGQLFLTSIGARDFTVVTALVMILGTATIVGTMLSDIILSIVDPRIRVE; the protein is encoded by the coding sequence ATGCTAAAATTCATCTTTAGAAGAATACTAATCATGATCCCGCAATTGATTCTTCTGAGTTTGATTATATTTGTGCTTGCGAAGGCAATGCCAGGTGATGCCATCACAGGAGCTTTCGCCGGAGATCCGAATGCGACTGCAGAACAAATAGAACAGATTCGTGAAAAACATGGATTAAATGATCCGTGGTATGAGCAGTATGGACGCTGGATTGGAAATGCAGTCCAAGGTGACTTCGGAATGTCTTATATGTATAAGCAACCGGTCACTTCTTTACTTGCCGGAAGGGTCGCAAATACGGTCCTGTTAGCATTAGCCACATTGATTGTCACGTATTTAATCGCCATCCCACTTGGAATTGTTGCGGGAAGGTGGACAGACACATGGGTGGATAAAATGATTGTCACCTATAATTACTTTGCATTTGCTACACCGCCATTCGTTTTTGCGCTTCTAATGCTATTCCTTTTCAGCTTCATTCTCGGTTGGTTCCCTATCGGGGGTAGTGTCGATATAAAATTTGAGGTCGGCTCATGGGATTATATTGTTAGTAAAGCAAAACACCTTGTCTTACCAGTCATGTCAGGAGCACTTCTCGCCACATTCGGAACAATCCAATATTTGCGAAATGATATTATTGACACGAAACTGAAAGACTTTGTCAAAACGGCTCGTGCAAAAGGGGTACCTGAAAGAAAAGTTTATACACGCCATATCTTGCGGAACTCACTTATACCGATAGCTGCCTTTCTAGGTTATGAAATAACTGGTCTTATCGGCGGATCCATTTTCATTGAATCGATTTTCAGTTATCCCGGACTCGGACAACTTTTCTTAACATCAATCGGCGCTCGTGATTTCACTGTTGTTACGGCCCTTGTCATGATTTTAGGCACGGCCACAATCGTGGGAACAATGCTATCGGATATCATCTTGAGCATTGTAGATCCACGCATCCGAGTTGAATGA
- the opp4A gene encoding oligopeptide ABC transporter substrate-binding protein codes for MAKKQLMMLVSLMLVLSVFLAACTGKEKTEEEEKDPAKPAEEKAGEKVEEKEGNEEITFPVEVSNKAEVVEDGELVYGLVSSDPFKGTLSPVFYSDAPDANIMQFFAEDFLAADGDYLITSDGAATYEISDDNKTITMKLKDGVKWHDGEPVKASDLLYSYEIIGHPDYTASRYQFSISNVEGMPAYHEGKADTISGIEISDDDKTIAITFTEATPSIMSGVWTAPTPRHYLGDITTGETTIEEIESSDKIRTAPIGFGPYKVKKVVPGESVQYERFDDYWRGKPNLKSIVLKVVNSASILQALEKGEVDIAEFPTDQYLNAKDSEQFELLGRIGLVYTYIGFNLGSYDEAKEENVMDPDSKLADKRVRQAMWHAMDNEVVGKEMYHDLRIPATTLITPVIGFHDSENPGRPYDPEKAKALLDEAGFVDVNGDGFREDADGNEYVLNFLTMSGGEVAEPLAQWYIQNWEDVGLKVELLDGRLHEMQAFYDMLQTGRKDIDVFQGAWSIASDPDPSGIHGRKSVSNYSHYTSEKNDELLAAGTSVKAFDADYRRDIYNQWQEMMVEDVSLAPTLYRYDLEAVSKRVVNYSIDPGSDLWLYEMGVSE; via the coding sequence TTGGCAAAGAAGCAACTTATGATGCTCGTCAGCCTTATGCTAGTTCTTAGTGTATTCCTGGCTGCATGTACGGGTAAGGAAAAGACTGAAGAAGAAGAGAAAGATCCAGCAAAGCCTGCAGAAGAAAAGGCGGGAGAAAAGGTAGAAGAAAAAGAAGGGAATGAAGAGATTACATTCCCAGTAGAAGTTTCTAATAAAGCCGAAGTAGTTGAAGATGGAGAACTAGTTTACGGACTTGTATCAAGTGACCCGTTCAAAGGGACTCTCTCTCCAGTATTCTATAGCGATGCACCAGACGCTAACATTATGCAATTCTTTGCTGAAGACTTTCTAGCGGCGGATGGGGATTACCTCATTACGAGCGATGGGGCAGCGACATATGAGATTTCTGATGACAATAAAACAATTACGATGAAACTTAAAGATGGTGTGAAATGGCATGATGGAGAGCCCGTAAAAGCATCTGACCTACTTTACTCGTATGAGATTATTGGTCATCCGGATTACACGGCTTCACGTTACCAATTCTCAATATCTAATGTTGAGGGAATGCCTGCTTATCACGAAGGTAAAGCTGATACAATTTCTGGTATAGAAATTTCCGATGACGATAAAACAATTGCTATTACATTTACAGAAGCAACACCGTCTATAATGTCCGGAGTATGGACAGCACCTACGCCTAGACACTATCTTGGTGACATAACAACTGGCGAGACTACAATTGAGGAAATTGAAAGCTCTGACAAGATTCGTACAGCACCGATTGGTTTCGGTCCATATAAAGTTAAAAAAGTTGTTCCAGGTGAATCTGTTCAGTATGAAAGATTTGATGATTATTGGAGAGGGAAACCGAATCTAAAATCAATCGTCTTGAAGGTTGTCAACAGTGCATCAATTCTTCAGGCACTTGAAAAAGGAGAAGTCGATATTGCAGAGTTCCCAACTGATCAGTACTTGAATGCGAAGGATTCAGAACAGTTTGAACTCCTTGGTCGAATAGGTTTGGTCTATACGTATATCGGTTTTAACCTTGGTTCATATGATGAAGCGAAAGAAGAAAACGTAATGGATCCAGATTCAAAACTTGCTGATAAGCGCGTTCGCCAAGCGATGTGGCATGCAATGGATAACGAAGTAGTTGGTAAAGAGATGTATCATGATCTCCGTATCCCTGCAACAACGCTTATCACTCCAGTAATAGGTTTCCATGATTCTGAAAACCCAGGACGTCCATATGATCCTGAAAAAGCAAAAGCGCTTCTTGATGAAGCTGGATTTGTAGATGTAAATGGTGATGGCTTCCGTGAAGATGCGGACGGCAATGAATATGTACTGAACTTCCTTACAATGTCGGGTGGAGAAGTAGCTGAACCACTTGCGCAATGGTATATACAAAACTGGGAAGACGTTGGTCTTAAAGTTGAGCTTTTAGACGGACGCTTACACGAAATGCAAGCATTCTATGACATGCTTCAAACTGGCCGCAAAGACATTGATGTTTTCCAAGGAGCTTGGTCGATTGCTTCAGATCCAGATCCTTCAGGAATTCACGGTCGGAAATCAGTCTCTAACTACTCTCATTACACAAGCGAAAAGAACGATGAACTACTTGCAGCAGGCACTTCTGTAAAAGCATTCGATGCAGACTACCGCAGGGATATCTACAATCAATGGCAAGAAATGATGGTTGAAGATGTATCACTAGCTCCAACACTTTATCGCTATGACCTTGAAGCGGTTAGCAAACGTGTTGTTAACTATTCAATCGACCCAGGTTCTGACCTATGGTTGTATGAAATGGGTGTAAGTGAATAA
- a CDS encoding ABC transporter ATP-binding protein gives MGNPVLEIENLRTSFSIKGNYYAAVDDVSLTVHENEVVAIVGESGCGKSALALSIMGLHNLKTTKLEGQVNFKGQNLLNLPVSKLNKVRGKDVGMIFQDPMTALNPLATIGRQIEEPMDYHMKLSAAEKKKRVLDLLRRVGIKNEQHVFGQYPHELSGGMRQRVVIAIALACDPVLVIADEPTTALDVTIQAQIMDLMKELQNQIKSGIILITHDLGVVAEMADRVAVMYAGEVVEIAEVRELFANPLHPYTRSLLNSIPTNLESKEKLHVIEGIVPSIQKLDRIGCRFAPRIKWIPEEDHEKNPKLNEVQPGHFVRCSCYKNFHFPEERVGAENYVTT, from the coding sequence TTGGGAAATCCAGTATTGGAAATTGAGAATCTACGCACATCGTTTAGCATCAAGGGTAACTACTACGCGGCGGTAGATGATGTTTCCTTAACAGTCCATGAGAATGAGGTCGTCGCAATCGTAGGAGAATCGGGTTGCGGGAAAAGTGCACTCGCTCTTTCCATAATGGGCCTTCATAATCTGAAAACTACGAAGCTTGAAGGACAAGTTAACTTTAAAGGTCAGAATCTTTTGAACCTGCCGGTATCTAAATTGAATAAGGTTCGCGGCAAAGACGTGGGAATGATTTTCCAAGATCCAATGACTGCACTTAATCCGTTAGCCACGATCGGTAGACAGATTGAGGAACCGATGGATTACCATATGAAACTTTCGGCAGCAGAAAAGAAAAAACGTGTCCTTGATTTACTCCGGCGTGTAGGTATTAAAAATGAACAGCACGTCTTTGGGCAGTACCCTCATGAACTGTCTGGCGGTATGAGGCAGCGTGTGGTTATCGCAATCGCACTTGCTTGTGACCCAGTTCTTGTAATAGCGGATGAGCCGACGACAGCATTGGACGTAACGATTCAAGCGCAAATCATGGATCTTATGAAAGAACTTCAAAATCAAATTAAATCAGGCATTATTCTTATAACACATGATCTTGGGGTCGTAGCAGAAATGGCTGACCGTGTAGCGGTTATGTATGCGGGTGAAGTGGTCGAAATTGCTGAAGTTCGTGAACTCTTTGCGAATCCTTTACATCCTTATACCCGTTCGTTATTAAATTCAATCCCGACTAATTTGGAATCAAAAGAAAAGCTTCATGTTATAGAAGGAATTGTCCCTTCTATACAGAAGCTTGATCGGATAGGCTGCAGGTTTGCTCCGCGTATTAAATGGATTCCTGAGGAAGACCATGAAAAGAATCCTAAACTAAACGAAGTACAACCAGGTCATTTTGTCCGTTGTAGCTGTTACAAAAACTTCCACTTCCCTGAGGAGAGAGTAGGAGCAGAAAATTATGTCACTACTTAA
- the trpA gene encoding tryptophan synthase subunit alpha, whose amino-acid sequence MTKQDLTNAITNCVSRGDKAFVPYILAGDGGLETIKKNILFLQETGVTAIELGIPFSDPVADGPVIQEAGERALAEGVTLRKVLQELALFNDEVTVPLIIMTYLNPILGYGINEFARDCQNSGISGLIVPDLPYEESGLLRNSLTISKIALIPLVSLTSPPERIKKITAAAEGFVYAVTVNGITGVRNGFGEDLAAHLEQLKKVSPVPVLAGFGISTPEQVRSIGALADGVIVGSAIVTAFHMGDLDLIHSLVDASRNEVHQTIN is encoded by the coding sequence ATGACTAAGCAAGACTTAACCAACGCGATTACTAATTGTGTAAGTCGCGGCGATAAGGCGTTTGTACCCTATATACTGGCGGGCGATGGCGGGCTTGAAACGATAAAGAAAAATATTTTATTTCTCCAAGAAACAGGCGTCACTGCAATTGAACTTGGTATTCCTTTTTCAGACCCGGTTGCAGATGGCCCCGTTATACAAGAGGCTGGCGAACGCGCACTTGCTGAAGGGGTAACGCTTCGCAAAGTATTACAAGAACTCGCTTTATTCAACGATGAAGTAACGGTTCCACTCATCATCATGACCTATTTGAATCCGATTTTAGGCTATGGCATCAATGAATTTGCAAGGGATTGCCAGAACAGCGGGATTAGCGGTCTTATTGTGCCTGATTTGCCGTACGAGGAAAGTGGACTATTGCGTAATTCCCTTACAATATCTAAGATTGCACTTATTCCACTGGTCTCGCTAACGAGCCCGCCAGAACGGATTAAGAAAATAACAGCGGCAGCTGAAGGTTTTGTGTACGCGGTGACGGTAAACGGTATTACAGGGGTGCGGAATGGATTTGGCGAGGATCTTGCTGCCCATTTGGAGCAATTGAAAAAGGTAAGTCCTGTCCCTGTACTAGCAGGGTTTGGGATTTCAACGCCTGAACAGGTCCGGTCAATTGGTGCGCTTGCAGACGGAGTCATTGTTGGTAGCGCGATTGTTACTGCTTTTCATATGGGAGATTTAGATTTAATACATTCACTTGTAGATGCTTCAAGAAATGAAGTTCACCAGACTATCAACTGA
- a CDS encoding ABC transporter permease, giving the protein MKDTISLNEKQLMAQEKINNPSFIKTIWREIRNDKMALGSLILLTILLSAAYLSPLFIDQTQLVRVDFKNIHKPPSAEHWLGTDDGGRGIFGQLLLGAKNSFTIGICVTLIAGLLGLTIGLIAGFFGGLVDNIIMRIIDFLMVLPSLMFIIVFVTIVPNYTIFSFILIMSAFAWFGKARLIRSKGLAERELDYINASKTLGTPSWKIMFFEMFPNLSSIVIVNMTLTLAGNIGLETGLTFLGFGLPTGTPSLGTLIAFARNPDIVQNKWWVWLPAALLILVMMLCINYVGQAVKRASDARQRLA; this is encoded by the coding sequence ATGAAAGATACAATATCTCTAAATGAGAAGCAGCTCATGGCTCAAGAAAAAATTAATAATCCATCGTTCATAAAAACGATTTGGCGTGAAATTAGGAACGACAAAATGGCGCTAGGATCACTTATCCTACTTACGATTCTTTTGTCGGCCGCCTATCTATCTCCGTTATTTATCGATCAGACACAACTAGTAAGGGTTGACTTTAAGAATATCCATAAACCACCTTCCGCAGAACATTGGCTCGGAACAGATGACGGTGGCCGGGGAATTTTCGGACAACTGTTGCTTGGTGCAAAAAACTCATTCACAATCGGAATTTGTGTCACATTGATTGCAGGTTTGTTAGGTTTAACAATAGGACTCATTGCAGGTTTCTTCGGTGGCCTCGTTGATAATATCATTATGAGAATTATTGACTTTCTGATGGTTTTGCCATCACTTATGTTCATTATCGTTTTTGTAACAATCGTACCTAATTACACGATATTCAGTTTTATCCTTATAATGAGCGCCTTCGCCTGGTTTGGGAAAGCGAGACTCATCCGTTCAAAGGGACTTGCAGAAAGGGAGCTAGATTATATTAATGCTTCCAAAACGTTAGGAACACCAAGTTGGAAAATTATGTTTTTTGAAATGTTCCCTAACTTGAGTTCCATCGTTATTGTGAATATGACACTTACTCTTGCAGGAAATATCGGGTTGGAGACCGGCCTCACATTCCTTGGTTTCGGTCTTCCTACAGGCACACCCTCTCTTGGGACGCTAATCGCTTTTGCGAGAAATCCTGATATTGTGCAAAATAAGTGGTGGGTATGGTTACCCGCAGCATTACTGATCCTAGTAATGATGCTGTGTATAAATTACGTCGGCCAAGCGGTCAAACGCGCGTCTGACGCAAGACAAAGATTAGCCTAA
- a CDS encoding phosphoribosylanthranilate isomerase, with protein sequence MTKVKICGLLEKEHVKMAVDAGVDAIGFVFAPSKRQVTIAKAQMLAENIPPEVMKIGVFVDDSRAFIEKTYREVPLDFVQYHGNESPDFINKIGLPSIKVISVHSSEDIKQAAQYEADYFLFDTPGTDYKGGSGRIFDWQLMRECDVQSDSIILAGGLNAENVGEAIRTVQPYMVDVSSGVEVMGRKDENLMRTFIKVVKEEER encoded by the coding sequence ATGACGAAAGTAAAAATTTGCGGACTACTGGAAAAGGAACATGTGAAAATGGCGGTCGACGCAGGAGTGGACGCCATAGGTTTTGTCTTCGCACCGAGCAAGCGACAAGTGACGATTGCCAAGGCACAAATGTTGGCAGAGAATATTCCGCCTGAGGTAATGAAAATTGGTGTATTTGTAGACGATTCACGGGCATTTATCGAAAAGACCTATCGAGAAGTGCCATTAGATTTTGTTCAATACCATGGAAATGAAAGCCCTGATTTCATTAATAAAATCGGACTTCCTTCCATTAAAGTGATATCAGTTCACAGCAGTGAAGATATAAAGCAGGCTGCACAATATGAGGCGGACTACTTTTTGTTCGATACACCTGGAACGGACTATAAAGGCGGCAGTGGAAGAATATTCGATTGGCAACTGATGAGAGAGTGCGATGTACAGTCGGATAGCATCATTCTCGCAGGGGGACTGAATGCGGAAAATGTCGGTGAAGCAATCCGGACTGTACAGCCATACATGGTGGATGTTTCAAGCGGCGTGGAAGTTATGGGAAGAAAAGATGAGAACTTAATGCGCACATTTATTAAGGTGGTCAAAGAGGAGGAGAGATGA
- a CDS encoding DUF4003 family protein, protein MDANVIRQEVETTYEKVKSLAGWTVDKNVVLTITSYYVTSEREFDAESLSRVMDALKSKSSWLSPLRGNLLPMMAAFLDQPGADIDKEVNRLFAKQQVLKGLGFRNTIHSYLAALLLTNDTSLYENEARQAKKLYDAIKKRHFFLTSDDDYAYAVLLGKRGADPMEHAKSMRVYYDALRTEGFRSGNELQWLSQVMTYIQIKFEPSLVARAAEVLIHFKQNTKVRPVHYPMIGFLTVFGIDDAELKNIVELTHALEESKPFKWNREMALSIAIGYIMHQLTESAEAASVSLATSVELIIQAQQAVMAATIAAMVASSSASSSNN, encoded by the coding sequence ATGGATGCGAATGTGATTAGACAGGAAGTCGAAACGACATATGAGAAAGTGAAGTCGTTGGCAGGTTGGACGGTGGATAAAAACGTCGTGCTGACAATTACATCGTATTATGTCACATCCGAAAGGGAATTTGATGCGGAAAGTTTGAGTAGAGTGATGGATGCACTGAAAAGCAAATCAAGTTGGCTTTCTCCGCTCCGCGGCAATCTTCTTCCGATGATGGCAGCATTTCTAGATCAGCCTGGAGCGGATATTGATAAAGAAGTGAATCGTTTATTCGCGAAGCAGCAAGTTTTAAAAGGTTTAGGTTTCCGTAATACAATCCATTCGTATTTGGCTGCACTTCTCTTGACGAACGACACAAGTCTCTATGAAAATGAAGCACGTCAAGCTAAAAAGCTATATGATGCGATAAAAAAACGACATTTCTTCTTGACGTCTGATGATGATTACGCATATGCAGTATTGTTGGGTAAAAGAGGTGCCGATCCAATGGAGCATGCCAAATCGATGCGAGTGTATTATGATGCACTGCGGACTGAGGGATTCCGGTCGGGGAATGAACTGCAATGGCTGTCACAGGTAATGACTTACATACAAATTAAATTTGAACCGAGTCTTGTAGCAAGGGCAGCAGAAGTCCTTATCCATTTTAAGCAGAATACGAAAGTGCGGCCTGTTCATTATCCAATGATTGGATTCCTAACTGTTTTTGGGATAGATGATGCAGAATTAAAGAATATTGTCGAATTGACACACGCATTGGAAGAATCAAAACCATTTAAATGGAATCGGGAAATGGCACTCTCTATTGCGATTGGGTATATTATGCATCAGTTAACTGAAAGTGCAGAAGCGGCAAGTGTCAGTCTTGCAACGTCAGTTGAATTAATTATACAAGCGCAGCAAGCGGTAATGGCAGCAACGATTGCGGCAATGGTTGCATCTTCCTCAGCAAGTTCATCAAATAATTGA